The DNA window ATGGCGCCCTACATGGCGATGCAGGGGCCGAACGAGTTCCTCTACATCGGCAACCTCAAGGACTGGAACCGTGCCGCCGATCTCGGCAAGATCCCTTGCCCGGCGCTGATCACGGTCGGCCGTCACGACGAGATCACCCCGGCCTGCGCCCTGCGCATGAAGCAGAACCTGCGCGAGGCCGAACTCGTCGTCTTCCAGAATTCGAGCCACATGCCCTTTTACGAGGAACCGGCCGCCTATGACGCCGTGCTCCTCGATTTCCTCGCCCGCAACGCCTGAAGGAGAGCCCGATGTCCGACAAGACGTCCTGGAAGACCAGGCATCGCTCCTTCTACTACGAGCTTGCCGAGGAACCGGCCGATCCGGACCTCGATCCGGCGACGACGGCGCTCCTCGTCATCGACGTCCAGAACTACAACATGCAGCGCCCGGCCCCGGAAACACTCAGCGGCAGGGACAAGGCGCATTACGACGCCTGGACGCCCTTCTTCGATCGCATGCACGGCACGGTGATCCCGAACATCGCCGAACTTCTCAAGCTCTTCCGAGCGAAAGGCATCGAGTGCCTCTTTGCCCGCATCGCCTGCCAGACCGAGGACGGCCGCGACCGTTCGTTGAGCCAGAAGAAGCCGGGCTTCAACAACCTGCTCCTGCCGAAGACCACGTGGATCTCGCAGTTCGTCGATGAACTGGCGCCCGAGGGTGACGAGATCGTCGTCGTCAAGACGACCGACAGCGCGCTCACAGGCACCAACCTGCGCCTGATGCTGCACAACATCGGCATCAAGACCGTCATCTGCGCCGGCATCTACACCGACCAGTGCGTCTCCTCCACGGTCCGCAGCCTCGCCGACGAGAGCTTCGACGTCGTGGTGCTGGAGGACTGCTGCGCCGCCGCGACGGACGCCCTGCACGAGCACGAGCTGGAGGTCATCAACATGATCTACTGCAACGTCATGACACTCGCCGACCTCAAGGCGCTGATGAACCTTCAAGGATGACCGGGCAAACGTCGAGCGGACCTTGCCCCTACCGGACGACACGTGATGTATGATTCAGACTTTCTCAACCGTCTCGAAACCGGCCTGCGCGGCGCTCTGCCGCGCTGGGGGCTTTCCGATGCGACGGACCTGAAGCTCCTCACCATCTCCGAAAACGCCACCTTTCGCGCCCACGATCCGGCGGACGGGCGCGACGTGATCTTCCGCGTTCATCGGCCGGGCTACCACACGAAGGACGAGATCGCCTCGGAGCTCGCCTGGCTGAAGGCCCTCGGCGCGGATGGCGTCGTCGAAACGCTGACCGCCATCCCGCAAGCGGGCGGCGAGCTGATCGCCGACATCGACGACGACGGCGTCGTCCGCCACGTCGTCGCCTTCGGTCTCCTGCCCGGCAAGGAGCCCCAGGAAGGCGAGGATCTCGTCCACTGGTTTCGCGAACTCGGCGCGATCAATGCCCGGCTGCACGCCCACGCCAAGGACTGGCGCAAGCCCGAAGGCTTCGCGCGCAAGGTCTGGGACTACGACGCCATGCTGGGCGAGACCCTGCTCTGGGGCGACTGGCGTGAGGGCCTCGGCCTGACGTCCGAGGGACGCGACGTGCTGGAGCGGACCTCGACGCTTCTGAAAAGGCTGCTGGAGGACTACGGCAAGGACGAGGATCGCTTCGGTCTCGTCCATGCCGACATGCGCGTCGCCAATCTTCTGGTCGACGGCAGCCACCTCTCTGTCATCGACTTCGACGACTGCGGCTTCTCCTGGTACCTCTACGATTTTGCCGCCGCGATCAGCTTTATCGAGCACGAGCCCTATATCCCGGACCTGCTGGCCGCCTGGATCGAGGGCTATCGGACCGTCGCCGCGCTTTCCGAGGACGACTGCGCCATCATCCCCGTCTTCATCATGCTGCGCCGCATGCTGCTGACCGCCTGGATCGCCTCCCATTCCGAAACGCCGACGGCCGAAGCCATGGGAACCGCCTATACGCAGGGAACGGTCGAACTCGCCCGTGCCTTCCTGGAAAAATACGCCGCGGCGGAGGAGATGGCCGGAAAATGAGTTCGCGCGAGAAACAGATCCTGGCGCTGAACGCCTTCGGCGACCGCCCTCTCACCGGCCTTGCCGAAGACGTGAGCGCGCTTGTCGCCCGCCGCCGCAAGAGCTTCGGTGCCGCCTCCGTCCTCTTCTACGAGGAGCCGCTGAAAATGCTGCGGGCCGAGGGCGCGCGCATGTACGCCTCCGACGGACGTGCCTACCTCGATTTCTACAACAACGTCCCGACCG is part of the Hartmannibacter diazotrophicus genome and encodes:
- a CDS encoding cysteine hydrolase family protein, with the translated sequence MSDKTSWKTRHRSFYYELAEEPADPDLDPATTALLVIDVQNYNMQRPAPETLSGRDKAHYDAWTPFFDRMHGTVIPNIAELLKLFRAKGIECLFARIACQTEDGRDRSLSQKKPGFNNLLLPKTTWISQFVDELAPEGDEIVVVKTTDSALTGTNLRLMLHNIGIKTVICAGIYTDQCVSSTVRSLADESFDVVVLEDCCAAATDALHEHELEVINMIYCNVMTLADLKALMNLQG
- a CDS encoding phosphotransferase enzyme family protein, with protein sequence MYDSDFLNRLETGLRGALPRWGLSDATDLKLLTISENATFRAHDPADGRDVIFRVHRPGYHTKDEIASELAWLKALGADGVVETLTAIPQAGGELIADIDDDGVVRHVVAFGLLPGKEPQEGEDLVHWFRELGAINARLHAHAKDWRKPEGFARKVWDYDAMLGETLLWGDWREGLGLTSEGRDVLERTSTLLKRLLEDYGKDEDRFGLVHADMRVANLLVDGSHLSVIDFDDCGFSWYLYDFAAAISFIEHEPYIPDLLAAWIEGYRTVAALSEDDCAIIPVFIMLRRMLLTAWIASHSETPTAEAMGTAYTQGTVELARAFLEKYAAAEEMAGK